The sequence CCATGTTCACTAGGAATATAGTTTGCTCTACGGCGCGATAAGTTTAGACGAACTGGCTCGCCAGGCATAGGGTAGAGGTTCGTAATATCCACATCGGGGGGCGAAGCCATCCCCCTGGAGGCATTGCCCGTGGATGTCGCTCCATCTTCGTTGGCGTGCCTGATATTATACAGAATTTAGCCTCAAACTTTAAACCTGGCTATTGGCGAATGATGATAGTAGCATGTATTGATGATTTTTTAAAATACTAAAGGCTATTTAAGTGTTTTAGACGCACATCCGTAACCTGCGCTGGATTAGCTGAC is a genomic window of Acetomicrobium sp. S15 = DSM 107314 containing:
- a CDS encoding metallopeptidase TldD-related protein; protein product: MLYNIRHANEDGATSTGNASRGMASPPDVDITNLYPMPGEPVRLNLSRRRANYIPSEHGGEQWVYSTLTYPPYNPLISSSSSVFLTRRISPSNQLKIC